The Verrucomicrobiota bacterium genome segment CCGATCTTGATCAAGTCGATCATCAACTGCGGGAAAATCCGGCTCGTTCCGAGGGGTTGCGCGATGGTCTTCCCGTCCGTCACCGCTTCGCGCGTCTTGGCGATTGCCTCGCGCACGATCACGTTGGGCATCACTTGTTCCGTAATCTTGAGCGACGTGAGCACCGGAACGCCATTGTGCAACAGCGTCGAAAGCGTCCGCGCGAACTGCCCGAACAAGTTGAGTCGCACCACCTTGCCAATGATCGGCGCGTTCATCTTCCAGCGGTCAAGCGTTCGCGCGCCGTAATCCGTCGCCTTGAAGCGCTTGAAGACCACGACGCCCGCCACCACCGTCAGGATCATCGCCCACCACCACCGGGTGAAGACGCCGCTCAAGTAAATCAGGAACTGCGTGGACACTGGCATCTCGAAGTCCTTCACGTTCGCAAAGATCGTGAGGAAGCTCGGGAGAATCTTCACCATGAAAACAAACACGAGCACGATGCCCACGCACATCACGATCGCCGGGTAAACCATCGCCGACCCGACTTTCTGCTGCACGTCCGCAAACCGCTCAAAGTGCTCGCCGAGCCGCCTCAATACATCCACGAGCGCGCCTGATTGTTCGCCTGCCCGCACCATGTTTACCATGATGTTCGAGAACACGCGTGGTTGCCTCGCCATCGCATCCGAGAGACTCCGACCTTCCATCACATCCTGTCGGAGTTGACGAGATGCCTCCGCGGGAATGCCCTTGAATTCGAGCGTGGCCATGCTGCCGAGCGCCATCGTCAGCGGCATGCCGGCCTTGAGCAAGTTGGCCAACTGCTGCGTGTAGGTCGCCAACTCGCGCAATGTGGGGCGCCGTTGCTGGCTGAGAAACTCGCGCAGCGGTCCCGGCAAGGCCTGCGTCAACGCCGCTGCACGGCTGCGGGCGTCGGTCTTTGCGGCCGCCCCGCCTTTGCCCGAGTCTACCGCCACAGGGAAAAGCCCCTCGCGCTCGATGTGCGAGAGCGCCGCCGCCCGGTCAATGACGTCGAGCACTCCCGTCACGACTTCACCGGAACGCCGCCGGGCCTTGTAAGAAAACTGCGCCATTGTCTTTCGGGTAGTTAACCAAGCGCCCTTCGAAGTTGCGAGGCGATTCCCCCCTACAGAATGTTCCCGAGGGAGGTCTTTGAGACTGCTTTCTCGTTACCAATCACCGACTGCGCCGTCGCGGTGGAACACGCGCTGCCCAATTTCCTGTCTGAACGGGTGTTTTTTCACCACCTTCTCATTGATGGTGATGCCCAGGCCGGGCCTGGTGTTCGGGCGCACGATGCGGCCCTTCTTCTCGATCGTGAACCCTTCCTCCACCACGTCCGCGCGCCACGGAACGTCGTTATGCACGGTCTCGCAAATGATGTAACTGGGTTGCGAGAAGCCAAACTCCAGCGACGCCGCCGTGCTCACCGGCCCCTGCGGGTTGTGCGGCGCCAGTGCGATGCGGTGCGATTCCGCGAGCGCCGCCACGCGTCGCGCCGCCGTGAAGCCGCCGCAATGCGTCACGTCGAGCTGGCAGATTTCCACCGCGCGCTTGTCGAACATCTCCTTGAACGCCTCGAGATTCGTCACCCGCTCGCCGCTGGCCACGGGCGTGGTGAGCGCGGCATTGATCTTCGCCAAGCCGTCCACGCACTCGGGCCAGCACGGCTCCTCGAAGAAATAGAGGCCATACGCATCGAGTGCCTTGCCAAACTTCAGCCCCATCGCCGGCGATGGGCGCGCGTGGCAGTCCACCATGATGTCAATGTCCGGCCCCACCGCGTCCCGCATCGCGGCCACTGCCGCCTCGGCGGCGCGCACGGGTTTCTGGCCTTCGATGGGCATCGTGCTCGGCACGGCCAT includes the following:
- a CDS encoding type II secretion system protein → MAQFSYKARRRSGEVVTGVLDVIDRAAALSHIEREGLFPVAVDSGKGGAAAKTDARSRAAALTQALPGPLREFLSQQRRPTLRELATYTQQLANLLKAGMPLTMALGSMATLEFKGIPAEASRQLRQDVMEGRSLSDAMARQPRVFSNIMVNMVRAGEQSGALVDVLRRLGEHFERFADVQQKVGSAMVYPAIVMCVGIVLVFVFMVKILPSFLTIFANVKDFEMPVSTQFLIYLSGVFTRWWWAMILTVVAGVVVFKRFKATDYGARTLDRWKMNAPIIGKVVRLNLFGQFARTLSTLLHNGVPVLTSLKITEQVMPNVIVREAIAKTREAVTDGKTIAQPLGTSRIFPQLMIDLIKIGEETGDVPGALRNVADTYENDLALSLRVMTNLIEPILIVAIACVVGFLLLSVLSAMFRLTSSINRG
- a CDS encoding D-galactonate dehydratase, which codes for MKIKKIETLVCHARMRNWVFVKVVTDQPGLIGWGEATLEWHTRSVVGAIEDIAELLVGEDPTRPEHLWQMMYRQHFWHGHGIVRATAIAGIDLALWDIVGKVAGLPLAKVFGGPVRDYVRTYCHLGGGRMEDFYETPVDNARRFAELAQQAVADGYTAFKSMAVPSTMPIEGQKPVRAAEAAVAAMRDAVGPDIDIMVDCHARPSPAMGLKFGKALDAYGLYFFEEPCWPECVDGLAKINAALTTPVASGERVTNLEAFKEMFDKRAVEICQLDVTHCGGFTAARRVAALAESHRIALAPHNPQGPVSTAASLEFGFSQPSYIICETVHNDVPWRADVVEEGFTIEKKGRIVRPNTRPGLGITINEKVVKKHPFRQEIGQRVFHRDGAVGDW